A stretch of the Polyangiaceae bacterium genome encodes the following:
- a CDS encoding cupin domain-containing protein encodes MKRTVVLFSAAFCLLGCSRTAPETKWPPPGPKDGLPFIPLAEPSDEEPAEAPSAPAAPPESAGIDGSLPASLAMVLARSHTCKDRECKLDKIVPDPGFAKAAPSGSDSPGTLWLEELAPNSVVLLPRHHQLELLAVALSGETLVSGDDGGAVKLEQWGALRAPGLGVILKAGSVGAKLVLGLAAKSGTLEAALARAQQKPFEVRWRKRPGPLAHVALPGAKDLSWGAGAFHARIAFGGEAPIPGSLGVLLAARSAEIKEHDHPTWEHIAVLDGAGTMKLGGKDHPVSAGAVFDIPPGEKHAFVSSGKSGLVAIQMYTPSGPEQRFVKLAEGEKPATEPKK; translated from the coding sequence ATGAAGCGCACGGTCGTGCTGTTTTCCGCGGCCTTCTGCCTGCTTGGCTGCTCCCGCACGGCGCCCGAAACCAAGTGGCCGCCGCCCGGACCCAAGGACGGGTTGCCGTTCATTCCGCTCGCCGAACCGAGCGACGAAGAGCCAGCCGAAGCGCCGAGCGCGCCCGCCGCGCCGCCGGAGTCGGCAGGCATCGACGGGAGCCTGCCCGCCAGCTTGGCGATGGTCCTCGCGCGCAGCCACACCTGCAAGGACAGGGAGTGCAAGCTCGACAAGATCGTCCCGGATCCCGGCTTCGCCAAGGCGGCCCCGAGCGGCTCGGACTCACCCGGCACGCTGTGGCTCGAAGAGCTCGCCCCGAACAGCGTCGTGCTCCTGCCGCGCCACCACCAGCTCGAGCTCCTGGCAGTGGCTCTGAGCGGAGAGACCCTGGTGAGCGGCGACGACGGCGGCGCGGTGAAGCTGGAACAGTGGGGCGCGCTGCGCGCGCCGGGCCTCGGCGTGATCTTGAAGGCCGGCAGCGTCGGCGCGAAGCTCGTGCTCGGGCTGGCCGCCAAGAGCGGCACGCTCGAGGCCGCGCTGGCGCGGGCGCAGCAGAAACCGTTCGAGGTGCGCTGGAGAAAGCGCCCTGGTCCCTTGGCCCACGTCGCGCTGCCTGGTGCGAAGGATCTGAGCTGGGGCGCCGGAGCGTTCCACGCCCGCATCGCCTTCGGCGGCGAGGCTCCGATCCCGGGCAGCCTCGGCGTGCTCTTGGCGGCGCGCTCGGCCGAGATCAAGGAGCACGACCACCCGACCTGGGAGCACATCGCGGTGCTGGACGGGGCCGGCACGATGAAGCTCGGGGGCAAGGACCACCCGGTCAGCGCCGGTGCCGTCTTCGACATACCTCCTGGCGAAAAGCACGCCTTCGTGTCCTCGGGGAAGAGCGGGTTGGTCGCGATTCAGATGTACACGCCGTCGGGCCCCGAGCAGCGCTTCGTCAAGCTGGCGGAGGGCGAGAAGCCGGCGACGGAGCCCAAAAAGTAG
- a CDS encoding AAA family ATPase, giving the protein MRRATRAPALVGRQSEVELLRGALASPPAVVRISGDAGIGKSRLAREAIAMARERGFAVQEAACFPHDASIAYAPFRELIRGQGDATLDALLAHDPKRFSPVDVDERRRAAFVAWRDWLEASAANRPLCLCIEDLHWCDEVSLSLLADIALRQLEVPCVMLRRAPLVWCRGMGGGSSGQSRCGRRSVCVVRVSVREGALDAGARGRRSPGTRAVPGRRRSVHAAALSTPAAARRAESAAVRAPRKARRRAHRRGLRRHA; this is encoded by the coding sequence ATGCGACGCGCGACCCGGGCGCCGGCGTTGGTCGGCCGTCAGAGTGAGGTCGAGCTGCTGCGGGGCGCGCTCGCTTCGCCGCCTGCGGTGGTCCGGATCAGCGGGGACGCTGGGATCGGCAAATCGCGGCTCGCTCGCGAGGCGATCGCGATGGCACGCGAGCGTGGGTTCGCGGTGCAGGAAGCCGCTTGCTTCCCGCACGACGCCTCGATCGCCTACGCTCCATTCCGCGAGCTGATACGCGGGCAAGGAGACGCGACGCTCGACGCGCTTCTCGCGCACGACCCGAAACGCTTCTCGCCTGTGGATGTCGATGAGCGGCGGCGCGCAGCGTTCGTGGCGTGGAGGGACTGGCTCGAAGCGTCGGCGGCCAATCGACCACTCTGCCTGTGCATCGAGGACCTGCACTGGTGCGACGAGGTCAGCCTCTCGCTACTCGCCGACATCGCGTTGCGCCAGCTGGAGGTGCCTTGCGTCATGCTGCGTCGCGCGCCACTGGTCTGGTGCAGAGGCATGGGAGGAGGCTCTTCCGGCCAGTCTCGCTGCGGCCGACGCAGCGTTTGCGTTGTACGCGTTTCGGTCCGCGAAGGAGCACTGGACGCTGGCGCTCGAGGCCGCCGCTCGCCTGGGACGCGAGCTGTCCCCGGCCGCCGTCGGTCCGTTCATGCAGCGGCTCTCTCCACCCCCGCCGCCGCCCGACGCGCCGAGTCCGCTGCGGTTCGCGCCCCCCGGAAAGCTCGTAGACGCGCTCACCGCCGCGGGCTTCGGCGACACGCGTGA
- a CDS encoding protein kinase gives MGGRFVVEREVGRGGAGVVYRAWDKVSEHYVALKVIAADAGVSPEEEARLTREGELLSHLDHPGIVKIIAYGVLDDSCLPFIAMEWLDGEDLVNRQRKNPLSIRQAVDLIIQVATALETAHQAGVIHRDIKPANIVLTSRPAEAGELDVLPKLVDFGTAAAGDIRITRNGDVVGTPAYMAPEQARGDAPIDVRSDIYSLGATLFELIAGRPPHVGPTAIATLARLVTTPPPRLSELRRETPPLLEALVHRMLSTEPEHRPGSMREVISALEDSKLELDRVVWPSSGLGEPALSTRLGSSASRLVTSIVALRFAQGSARERALEHLRSRGADAVPLGPDSIVAHLGARHSVGTEATTALELGRKLAHAGARVGIASGRARMNLTSQTGEMQPVGEVVDRASSLARDAEASMVLADATTSELGRGRFEFRARDDGSSIVGEQLRGPRAERAGGAPFVGREPEMAQVVSAFERARGDSTPILATVTGPPGIGKSRLRREVLARITASADAPAVVLQRSDAYGSGHALGAAADVLRAIVGLSKGATSKEAETAIIARLGPATRSDLTSKNREILARLLANEALPEGLDPRGARDVLWLAMTELVVQISSQQPTVIVMEDLQWADQESIGWIDHMLGRSAHRPLMVMALVRPAFWSDNPNRFAGRDHVRLELRPISKRATRTIARALMGESTPEEVLDRIAEQSAGLPLFAEELARIAVTRDAPVNAPTIEAAIQVSLDSLDDECRDAVGRLSVFGQTCWDAGLEALGLSNAESVMKALAAAEILMEQNVSRFPGTREWVFKHALVREVAYSSLGERERKELHALAAGWLASMGEDAATVAGHYDLGGQEVAAAEHWARAAQRALATNAIADALRMAERALAFAEDKPQAFLRASYLDEAYSRLDPRASERETAVSAMEDNVYDEPSTVRATGARARYDDARGVGHDITERLAETRDRAATLGLHDEEGRCSAVLATRLAFAGRFAEAETEASRLLDLAERRAISAAAVDAWQTLAIVRQTQGAVTSALEARRNAVKAARSAGLKEREAMLMTNLGFALTSIGARQEARGALETGLALADAIGSSGAVRHAQMNLLGWAATFGNDKALEAHLAEVRAEADSTASGVWAAPDRANLGVLFYRGMELLRAKNEPSCKRAAALLRMAAQGYRATGNRDILPAALGLWAEAERSCGNSERAAELAREAAELLESGAPCLLNESTVYLPLHDAFVALGDADHAKSAVTQGLKPLQRRLEGLLGTTYARLFLTELPNNAALLAAAEGYGLVPERIHRLLETSN, from the coding sequence ATGGGAGGCCGCTTCGTCGTCGAGCGCGAGGTCGGGCGCGGCGGCGCGGGGGTGGTCTACCGGGCCTGGGACAAGGTCAGTGAGCACTACGTGGCCCTCAAGGTCATCGCCGCGGACGCCGGCGTCTCGCCGGAAGAGGAGGCGCGCCTGACCCGCGAAGGCGAGCTCCTGAGCCACCTGGATCATCCCGGCATCGTGAAGATCATCGCCTACGGCGTGCTCGACGACTCGTGCCTGCCGTTCATCGCCATGGAGTGGCTGGACGGCGAGGACCTGGTGAACCGCCAGCGCAAGAACCCGCTCAGCATACGCCAGGCGGTGGATCTGATCATTCAAGTGGCGACCGCCCTCGAGACCGCGCACCAGGCTGGGGTCATCCACCGGGACATCAAGCCGGCCAACATCGTCTTGACCTCCCGGCCCGCGGAGGCTGGCGAGCTGGACGTGCTGCCCAAGCTCGTGGACTTCGGCACCGCCGCGGCCGGCGACATCCGCATCACGCGCAACGGCGACGTGGTCGGCACGCCGGCGTACATGGCCCCCGAGCAGGCCCGCGGCGACGCTCCCATCGACGTGCGCTCGGACATCTACTCGCTGGGCGCGACGCTGTTCGAGCTGATCGCCGGACGCCCACCGCACGTGGGCCCGACCGCCATCGCCACGCTGGCCCGCCTGGTGACGACCCCTCCCCCGCGCCTCTCCGAGCTGCGCCGCGAGACCCCACCGTTGCTCGAAGCGCTCGTGCACCGGATGCTCTCGACCGAGCCGGAGCACCGCCCGGGCAGCATGCGCGAGGTCATCAGCGCGCTCGAGGACTCGAAGCTGGAGCTCGATCGGGTGGTCTGGCCGAGCTCGGGCCTGGGAGAGCCGGCGCTCTCGACGCGGCTCGGCTCCAGCGCCTCGCGCCTGGTGACGAGCATCGTCGCCCTGCGCTTCGCCCAGGGATCCGCCCGGGAACGGGCGCTCGAGCACCTACGCTCCCGCGGCGCGGACGCCGTGCCGCTCGGCCCGGACTCCATCGTCGCCCACCTCGGCGCGCGGCACTCGGTCGGCACGGAGGCGACCACGGCCCTCGAGCTCGGCCGCAAGCTGGCCCACGCCGGCGCGCGCGTGGGCATCGCCAGCGGGCGCGCGCGCATGAACCTCACCAGTCAGACCGGTGAGATGCAGCCCGTGGGAGAGGTCGTCGATCGCGCCTCGTCGCTGGCCCGAGACGCGGAGGCCTCCATGGTGCTGGCGGACGCCACCACCAGCGAGCTCGGGCGCGGCCGCTTCGAGTTCCGCGCGCGCGACGACGGCTCGAGCATCGTCGGCGAGCAGCTGCGCGGGCCGCGGGCCGAGCGCGCCGGCGGCGCGCCGTTCGTCGGGCGCGAGCCCGAGATGGCCCAGGTCGTCAGCGCGTTCGAGCGCGCCCGCGGCGACTCGACTCCGATCTTGGCCACGGTCACCGGTCCGCCGGGCATCGGCAAGAGCCGCCTGCGCCGCGAGGTGCTGGCGCGCATCACCGCCAGCGCCGACGCCCCGGCGGTCGTGCTCCAGCGCAGCGACGCCTACGGCAGCGGTCACGCCCTGGGCGCCGCCGCGGACGTGCTGCGCGCGATCGTCGGCCTCTCGAAGGGCGCCACCAGCAAGGAGGCCGAGACGGCCATCATCGCTCGGCTCGGGCCGGCGACGCGCAGCGATCTGACCAGCAAGAACCGCGAGATCCTGGCGCGCCTCCTGGCCAACGAGGCGCTGCCGGAGGGGCTCGACCCTCGCGGCGCGCGCGACGTGCTCTGGCTGGCCATGACTGAGCTCGTGGTGCAGATCTCCTCGCAGCAGCCCACCGTGATCGTGATGGAGGACCTGCAGTGGGCGGACCAGGAGAGCATCGGCTGGATCGACCACATGCTCGGCCGTTCGGCGCACCGCCCGCTGATGGTGATGGCGCTGGTCCGACCCGCCTTCTGGAGCGACAACCCCAACCGCTTCGCCGGCCGCGATCACGTGCGGCTCGAGCTCCGACCCATCTCCAAGCGCGCCACGCGCACCATCGCGCGGGCGCTGATGGGCGAGAGCACCCCGGAGGAAGTGCTCGATCGCATCGCCGAGCAGAGCGCGGGGCTGCCGCTGTTCGCCGAGGAGCTGGCGCGCATCGCGGTCACCCGCGACGCACCGGTGAACGCCCCGACCATCGAGGCGGCGATCCAGGTGAGCCTCGACTCGCTCGACGACGAGTGTCGCGACGCCGTGGGCCGATTGTCCGTCTTCGGCCAGACCTGCTGGGACGCGGGGCTCGAGGCGCTGGGCCTGTCGAACGCCGAGAGCGTGATGAAGGCGCTCGCCGCGGCGGAGATCCTGATGGAGCAGAACGTGTCGCGCTTCCCCGGCACGCGCGAGTGGGTGTTCAAGCACGCGCTGGTGCGCGAGGTCGCCTATTCCAGCCTGGGCGAGCGGGAGCGCAAGGAGCTGCACGCGCTGGCGGCGGGCTGGCTCGCCAGCATGGGCGAAGACGCCGCAACCGTCGCCGGTCACTACGATCTGGGCGGCCAAGAGGTCGCCGCCGCCGAGCACTGGGCCCGCGCAGCGCAGCGCGCCCTCGCCACCAACGCCATCGCGGACGCCTTGCGCATGGCCGAGCGCGCCCTGGCGTTCGCGGAGGACAAACCCCAGGCCTTCCTGCGCGCTTCTTACCTGGACGAGGCGTACAGCCGCCTCGACCCCCGGGCGAGCGAGCGCGAGACGGCCGTCAGCGCGATGGAGGACAACGTCTACGACGAGCCCAGCACCGTCCGCGCGACCGGCGCCCGCGCGCGCTACGACGACGCCCGCGGGGTCGGCCACGACATCACCGAGCGCCTGGCGGAGACCCGCGACCGCGCGGCGACCCTCGGGCTGCACGACGAAGAGGGGCGCTGCTCCGCCGTCCTGGCCACGCGCCTGGCCTTCGCCGGTCGCTTCGCGGAGGCGGAGACCGAGGCCTCGCGCCTGCTCGACCTGGCGGAGCGCCGCGCCATCTCGGCCGCGGCCGTGGACGCCTGGCAGACGCTGGCCATCGTGCGCCAGACCCAGGGCGCGGTGACCTCGGCGCTCGAGGCTCGCCGCAACGCGGTCAAGGCCGCGCGCTCCGCCGGCCTCAAGGAGCGCGAGGCGATGCTGATGACGAACCTGGGCTTCGCGCTGACCAGCATCGGCGCCCGGCAGGAGGCGCGCGGCGCGCTGGAGACGGGGCTCGCGCTGGCGGACGCCATCGGCTCGTCCGGAGCGGTGCGCCACGCGCAGATGAACCTGCTCGGCTGGGCCGCGACCTTCGGCAACGACAAGGCGCTGGAGGCTCACCTGGCGGAAGTGCGCGCCGAGGCCGACTCCACCGCCAGCGGCGTCTGGGCCGCGCCGGATCGCGCGAACCTGGGCGTGCTGTTCTACCGGGGCATGGAGCTCCTGCGCGCCAAGAACGAGCCCTCGTGCAAGCGGGCCGCCGCGCTCCTGCGCATGGCGGCACAGGGCTACCGCGCCACCGGTAACCGCGACATCCTGCCGGCGGCCCTCGGCTTGTGGGCGGAGGCCGAGCGAAGCTGCGGCAACTCCGAGCGCGCCGCCGAGCTGGCCCGCGAGGCAGCGGAGCTCCTGGAGAGCGGCGCCCCCTGCTTGCTCAACGAGTCCACGGTGTACCTGCCGCTGCACGACGCGTTCGTGGCCCTGGGCGACGCCGACCACGCCAAGAGCGCGGTGACGCAGGGGCTGAAGCCGCTGCAACGCCGGCTCGAAGGGCTCCTGGGCACGACGTACGCGCGCCTGTTCCTGACCGAGCTGCCGAACAACGCGGCGCTCCTGGCGGCCGCGGAGGGCTATGGGCTGGTGCCGGAGCGGATCCACCGGCTGCTGGAGACGAGTAACTGA
- a CDS encoding aminotransferase class I/II-fold pyridoxal phosphate-dependent enzyme — translation MTDTWSFPRADALPTYAFVATDAIKAKAVAAGADLIDLGLGNPDRPTPKAIVDQLHLAADVGKNHRYHPGRGLPALRKALCGWYERRYHAGFDVDKEVLVTMGAKEGISHLCLAILDRGDHAVVPDPCYPIHEGAPAIAGAAVTGYAVKEGLEPAKAVADAMQRVERAGGKTKLVIANYPHNPTGFVISREALAELVRVVQRAGAMLLHDAAYADLDFSNRFAPSIFDCGIDREEVKRFAVEVFSMSKSYNMPGWRIAFMAGNARMVGALAHLKTYMDYGTFIPLQHAAAWALDHGDGLVDEIRNLYQARATTLTQGLAASGWGDVPEPSGSMFVWAKIPKKLAGMSALETTNFLIEKAHVAVSPGTGFGPGGEGFVRFALIEDPPRVAEACRRIGVALG, via the coding sequence GTGACGGACACCTGGTCTTTTCCTCGCGCCGACGCCCTACCCACCTACGCCTTCGTCGCCACCGACGCGATCAAGGCCAAGGCCGTGGCGGCCGGCGCCGATCTCATCGATCTCGGCCTCGGCAACCCCGATCGCCCCACGCCGAAGGCCATCGTCGATCAGCTCCACCTGGCCGCCGACGTGGGCAAGAACCACCGCTACCACCCCGGGCGAGGGCTGCCGGCCCTGCGCAAGGCGCTGTGCGGGTGGTACGAGCGCCGCTACCACGCGGGCTTCGACGTGGACAAGGAGGTGCTGGTCACGATGGGTGCCAAGGAGGGCATCAGCCACCTGTGCCTCGCCATCCTCGACCGCGGTGACCACGCGGTCGTGCCGGATCCCTGCTACCCGATCCACGAAGGCGCGCCGGCCATCGCGGGCGCCGCCGTCACCGGCTACGCGGTCAAGGAGGGGCTCGAGCCCGCCAAGGCCGTCGCCGACGCCATGCAGAGGGTCGAACGCGCGGGCGGCAAGACGAAGCTCGTGATCGCGAACTACCCGCACAACCCGACGGGGTTCGTCATCTCGCGGGAGGCGCTGGCGGAGCTCGTGCGCGTGGTCCAGCGCGCGGGCGCGATGCTCCTGCACGACGCGGCCTACGCCGATCTGGACTTCAGCAATCGCTTCGCGCCGAGCATCTTCGACTGCGGCATCGACCGCGAAGAGGTGAAGCGCTTCGCCGTCGAGGTGTTCTCGATGTCGAAGAGCTACAACATGCCCGGCTGGCGTATCGCCTTCATGGCCGGCAACGCGCGCATGGTCGGCGCGCTCGCCCACCTCAAGACGTACATGGACTACGGGACGTTCATTCCGCTCCAGCACGCGGCGGCCTGGGCGCTCGACCACGGCGACGGCCTGGTGGACGAGATCCGCAACCTGTACCAGGCGCGCGCCACCACGCTGACCCAGGGGCTCGCGGCGTCCGGCTGGGGCGACGTGCCGGAGCCCAGCGGCAGCATGTTCGTGTGGGCGAAGATCCCGAAGAAGCTCGCCGGCATGTCGGCGCTCGAGACCACGAACTTCCTGATCGAGAAGGCCCATGTGGCCGTCTCGCCGGGCACGGGTTTCGGTCCGGGCGGTGAGGGCTTCGTGCGCTTCGCCTTGATCGAGGATCCTCCGCGGGTGGCGGAGGCGTGCCGGAGGATCGGCGTGGCGCTCGGCTGA
- a CDS encoding OmpA family protein — translation MRAPIILCTALFSTLLAFTASAQEEASASGSLSLEGSEGSASASGGGWMGQYTPEAGLIELGVFGGLIWMSNDHNLRKVEDTHYTFKRPALELGLRVAYFPLSFLGAELEGALGPGASAGDESAMLWAARGHVIGQLPGARITPFVLAGLGRIGADTDAMGADGDPAAHVGIGAKLALTSLLGVRLDLRDNMTGKSPESRSKRHEIAHHPEVLLGLSLTLGRSEEKPPPAAAPSDRDKDGFLDPDDKCPDEKGVAPDGCPIGDKDKDGFLDPDDKCPDEKGVAPDGCPVGDKDKDGFLDPDDKCPEEKGVAPDGCPDRDPDKDGILDPNDKCPTEPETKNGFDDEDGCPDEVPEAVKKFSGVIQGIEFDVNKATIRPKSFTVLDEAVKVLTDYPKLRIEISGHTDTDGKRDHNLELSKKRSESVKEYFTKKGIAADRIETRGAGPDEPIADNKTKAGKQKNRRIEFKLLQ, via the coding sequence ATGCGCGCCCCGATCATCCTCTGCACTGCTCTGTTCTCCACGCTGCTCGCCTTCACCGCTTCGGCTCAGGAAGAGGCGAGCGCTTCTGGGTCGCTGTCGCTCGAGGGCAGCGAAGGCAGCGCGAGCGCCAGCGGCGGAGGATGGATGGGTCAGTACACCCCCGAAGCGGGCCTGATCGAGCTCGGCGTGTTCGGCGGGCTCATCTGGATGAGCAACGATCACAACCTCCGCAAGGTCGAGGACACCCACTACACGTTCAAGCGCCCGGCGCTCGAGCTCGGTCTCCGGGTCGCGTACTTCCCGCTCTCGTTCCTGGGCGCCGAGCTCGAAGGCGCGCTGGGGCCGGGCGCGTCGGCGGGCGACGAGAGCGCGATGCTGTGGGCCGCCCGTGGCCACGTGATCGGCCAGCTTCCCGGCGCGCGCATCACACCCTTCGTGCTGGCGGGGCTGGGACGCATCGGCGCTGACACCGACGCGATGGGCGCCGACGGTGACCCCGCGGCCCACGTCGGCATCGGCGCCAAGCTCGCGCTCACCAGCCTGCTCGGGGTGCGCCTGGATCTGCGCGACAACATGACGGGCAAGAGCCCGGAGTCCCGCAGCAAGCGCCACGAGATCGCCCACCATCCGGAGGTGCTCCTGGGCCTCTCGCTGACCTTGGGGCGCAGCGAGGAGAAGCCGCCACCGGCCGCAGCCCCGAGCGACCGTGACAAGGACGGCTTCCTCGATCCCGACGACAAGTGCCCCGACGAGAAGGGCGTCGCCCCCGACGGCTGCCCCATCGGCGACAAGGACAAGGACGGCTTCCTCGACCCCGACGACAAGTGCCCCGACGAGAAGGGCGTCGCCCCCGACGGTTGCCCCGTCGGCGACAAGGACAAGGACGGCTTCCTCGACCCCGACGACAAGTGCCCCGAGGAGAAGGGCGTCGCGCCCGATGGTTGCCCCGACCGGGACCCCGACAAGGACGGGATCCTCGATCCGAACGACAAGTGCCCGACGGAGCCGGAGACCAAGAACGGCTTCGATGACGAGGACGGCTGCCCCGACGAGGTGCCCGAGGCGGTGAAGAAGTTCTCGGGCGTGATCCAGGGCATCGAGTTCGACGTGAACAAGGCCACCATCCGCCCGAAGTCGTTCACCGTTCTGGATGAAGCGGTCAAGGTGCTGACCGACTACCCCAAACTCCGCATCGAGATCAGCGGCCACACCGACACCGACGGCAAGCGCGACCACAACCTGGAGCTGTCGAAGAAGCGCTCCGAGTCGGTGAAGGAGTACTTCACGAAGAAGGGGATCGCCGCGGACCGCATCGAGACCCGCGGGGCCGGACCCGACGAGCCCATCGCCGACAACAAGACGAAGGCCGGCAAGCAGAAGAACCGGCGCATCGAGTTCAAGCTGCTTCAGTAG
- a CDS encoding MoxR family ATPase: MLEGLPVIESFRQFQGTKSYITDPALEAAVNAAVALERPLLVKGEPGTGKTLLAAAVAEAMSHPMIHWPVKSTTRAQDGLYVYDTVQRLYEARFGDAGPEAVKDIRRYIKLGPLGRALSSAERVVLLIDEVDKADLEFPNDLLHELDRMRYFVSETGEEIVARHRPVVIITSNNEKELPDAFLRRCVFHFIDFPEPDLMKRIVRVHHPEVDEELVDQAIGAFYDLRAVPRLRKRPSTSELIDWISVLSKSNVGADRIKSELPFGGVLIKKEQDQATVAEQRSGRARRW, encoded by the coding sequence GTGCTAGAAGGCCTGCCCGTGATCGAGTCATTTCGCCAATTTCAGGGCACCAAGAGCTACATCACCGATCCGGCGCTCGAGGCCGCGGTGAACGCGGCGGTCGCGCTCGAGCGGCCGCTGCTCGTGAAGGGAGAGCCGGGCACCGGCAAGACGCTGCTCGCCGCGGCGGTGGCGGAGGCGATGAGTCACCCGATGATCCACTGGCCCGTCAAGAGCACGACGCGCGCCCAAGACGGCCTCTACGTATACGACACCGTGCAGCGCCTGTACGAGGCCCGCTTCGGCGACGCCGGCCCCGAGGCCGTGAAGGACATTCGCCGCTACATCAAGCTCGGGCCCCTCGGCCGCGCGCTGTCCTCGGCGGAGCGGGTCGTGCTCTTGATCGACGAGGTAGACAAGGCGGACCTCGAGTTCCCGAACGACCTCCTGCACGAGCTCGATCGCATGCGCTACTTCGTCTCGGAGACCGGCGAGGAGATCGTGGCCCGCCACCGCCCGGTGGTGATCATCACCAGCAACAACGAGAAGGAGCTGCCGGACGCATTCTTGCGCCGCTGCGTCTTCCACTTCATCGATTTCCCCGAGCCCGACCTGATGAAGCGCATCGTGCGGGTCCACCACCCGGAGGTGGACGAGGAGCTGGTCGATCAGGCGATCGGCGCCTTCTACGATCTTCGGGCGGTGCCGCGGCTGCGCAAGCGTCCGAGCACCAGCGAGCTCATCGATTGGATCTCCGTGCTCTCGAAGAGCAACGTCGGCGCCGACCGCATCAAGAGCGAGCTGCCCTTCGGCGGCGTGTTGATCAAGAAGGAGCAGGACCAGGCCACCGTCGCCGAGCAGCGGTCCGGCCGCGCTCGGCGCTGGTGA
- a CDS encoding arginine N-succinyltransferase, translating into MPEDEAQVLALAQHLNTVNLPHDQGHVSRLLEHSKRSFAAEIRSVSHRKFVFGLWDLRENRAVGTSMVVAQLGRRDAPYIYLDVIDEEKYSSLQDQHFHHTVLRIGFSYKGPTEIGGLVVLPEYRAAKERLGLLISYVRFLYIATHRELFQNEVLAELLPPLEPDGTSHLWEALGRRFCNLSYAEADLLSSENKEFIKDLFPSGLIYASLLSKDAQGVIGKVGAQTKGVEKMLKRIGFRYAHRVDPFDGGPHFTAPTDEITLVQETEVRRLVGALSHVDQTTPGLAARDASDAPYFRAVPAGLSFVGKEGVRLPPAVIEHLGLGEGDPVACLPIR; encoded by the coding sequence CTGCCGGAAGACGAGGCGCAGGTCCTCGCGCTCGCACAGCACCTGAACACGGTCAATCTGCCGCACGACCAGGGGCACGTGAGCCGTCTGCTCGAGCACAGCAAGAGGAGCTTCGCCGCGGAGATCCGCAGCGTCTCCCACCGGAAATTCGTGTTCGGGCTGTGGGACCTCCGAGAGAACCGCGCCGTCGGCACCAGCATGGTCGTCGCCCAGCTCGGGCGTCGCGACGCGCCGTACATCTACCTGGACGTGATCGACGAGGAGAAATACAGCAGCCTGCAGGATCAGCACTTCCATCACACCGTGCTGCGCATCGGCTTCTCCTACAAGGGGCCGACGGAGATCGGCGGCCTGGTCGTGCTGCCGGAGTACCGCGCCGCCAAGGAGCGGCTGGGCCTGCTCATCTCCTACGTCCGCTTCCTCTACATCGCCACCCACCGCGAGCTGTTCCAGAACGAGGTCCTCGCCGAGCTCCTGCCGCCCCTCGAGCCGGACGGGACCAGCCACCTCTGGGAAGCGCTGGGCCGCCGCTTCTGCAACCTGAGCTACGCCGAGGCCGATCTGCTCTCCAGCGAGAACAAGGAGTTCATCAAGGATCTGTTCCCGAGCGGGCTCATCTACGCCTCGCTACTGTCCAAGGATGCGCAAGGCGTGATCGGCAAGGTCGGCGCGCAGACCAAAGGCGTGGAGAAGATGCTGAAGCGCATCGGGTTCCGCTACGCGCACCGAGTCGACCCATTCGACGGCGGTCCGCACTTCACCGCGCCGACGGACGAGATCACGCTCGTCCAGGAGACCGAGGTCAGGCGCCTGGTCGGTGCGCTGAGCCACGTGGATCAGACCACGCCGGGGCTCGCCGCGCGGGACGCGAGCGACGCGCCCTATTTCCGCGCCGTCCCCGCGGGCCTCTCGTTCGTGGGCAAAGAGGGCGTGCGCCTGCCTCCCGCGGTCATCGAGCACCTGGGCCTCGGCGAAGGCGACCCGGTCGCCTGCCTCCCGATCCGCTGA